The Desulfosporosinus acidiphilus SJ4 genome has a window encoding:
- a CDS encoding MarR family winged helix-turn-helix transcriptional regulator: MSNDPNTLMENMDNLLRVVWSKYQEYLIPPSGVLSVHQIFFLRFLERRQICTPSEISQEFGITLGAVTGFVDRLYKLGLIARTRSEEDRRLVLVSLTEKGKSLLEELSRQRADKTKRLLSALGENESKQLNQALERLQTVLTKLYEE, translated from the coding sequence ATGAGTAATGATCCTAACACTTTGATGGAAAATATGGATAATTTGCTGCGGGTGGTTTGGTCCAAATACCAAGAGTACCTGATTCCCCCGAGCGGTGTTTTATCAGTGCACCAGATCTTCTTTTTGCGGTTTCTGGAAAGAAGGCAAATCTGTACTCCCTCAGAAATTTCTCAGGAGTTTGGTATTACCCTTGGAGCGGTTACGGGCTTTGTAGATCGGCTTTATAAACTGGGATTGATTGCCCGTACCCGCAGTGAGGAAGATCGACGTTTGGTCTTGGTGAGTTTGACGGAAAAGGGAAAAAGCCTATTGGAAGAACTTAGCCGGCAAAGAGCTGATAAGACTAAACGGTTGCTCTCAGCCCTAGGGGAAAATGAATCAAAACAACTAAATCAAGCTCTGGAAAGGTTGCAAACCGTTTTAACGAAGTTATACGAGGAGTGA
- a CDS encoding GH3 auxin-responsive promoter family protein: MGIKRLAIRGSFSLMTRYYFRQFVRQTRQAGKLNRQVLQEVLRANAQTEYGLAHKFAGIKNEEEYKRLVPLQVYSDYESYLESMLLGHENILTAEPVKYFGLSSGTTGKQKYIPTTGKTQRKMNMSMMFLQQGLLNQALPAAKRADKGLLLMNMVQGGTTPAGIPTGSGTSGGAKSMHQIFPYFWTSPLEVLQLSDQQTATYLHLLFALKERGLAYIGAPFASGIIQLFAVLEERGPELVEDIAKGRISQTLVLEPETRACLEQGLKPDPRRAEEILRELAKGAAGIASRLWPQMVYLSCVISGSFSIYLDKLHFYCGDLPIFSAVYGATEALIGVATEVNKPYYAVTPGFAYYEFIPIAEADLPQPRTLNLDQLQKDQSYEIVVTNFSGFYRYRIGDVVKVVDYYFNTPLLEFGYRKGQLLNLAGEKTSEQAVIAAIQDASLTLGLLLEDFTVVQDLAGPLGSYQFYLEVADVPAATEKGVKIRQALDECLAQANPRYLAAVQDRRLAPLGLNLVAKGTFGEIRKMLVQRGASNNQVKVPRMVRDEALINTLRHNVVYEIRGIL, encoded by the coding sequence ATGGGAATCAAGAGGTTGGCGATTAGAGGTTCCTTTTCACTGATGACTCGTTATTATTTTCGGCAGTTTGTTAGACAGACCCGGCAAGCGGGGAAGCTTAATCGACAGGTTTTGCAGGAAGTGCTTCGAGCTAATGCCCAGACTGAATATGGTCTGGCCCATAAGTTTGCTGGGATAAAGAACGAGGAAGAGTACAAACGGCTTGTGCCGCTGCAAGTCTATTCGGATTACGAGTCCTACCTGGAGAGTATGCTTCTAGGTCATGAGAATATACTCACCGCGGAACCGGTAAAATATTTTGGATTGAGTTCGGGTACCACAGGCAAACAGAAATACATCCCAACAACTGGTAAAACTCAGCGTAAAATGAATATGAGCATGATGTTTCTTCAACAAGGACTGCTGAACCAGGCACTGCCTGCAGCTAAGCGGGCAGACAAAGGTCTGCTGTTAATGAACATGGTACAAGGTGGAACGACACCCGCTGGAATCCCTACAGGCTCCGGGACTTCTGGAGGAGCCAAGTCCATGCACCAGATCTTCCCGTATTTCTGGACTTCACCGCTTGAGGTTTTACAACTTTCAGATCAGCAGACTGCCACCTATTTACATTTATTATTTGCCTTAAAAGAACGCGGTCTTGCCTATATTGGCGCACCCTTTGCCTCTGGCATTATCCAGCTGTTTGCCGTTCTAGAAGAACGCGGGCCGGAACTTGTAGAGGATATTGCCAAAGGGAGGATTTCCCAAACGTTGGTCTTGGAGCCGGAAACCAGAGCGTGCTTAGAACAAGGCTTAAAGCCAGACCCACGCCGGGCAGAGGAAATACTCAGGGAATTGGCCAAGGGGGCAGCGGGAATAGCCTCCAGGCTCTGGCCCCAAATGGTATATCTCAGCTGTGTGATTAGCGGCTCTTTCAGCATTTACCTGGATAAACTGCATTTTTATTGTGGTGATCTGCCTATTTTTTCTGCCGTGTACGGAGCTACGGAGGCATTAATTGGTGTGGCTACCGAAGTCAATAAACCTTACTATGCGGTTACTCCGGGGTTTGCCTATTATGAATTTATTCCTATTGCTGAGGCTGATTTGCCGCAACCGCGAACCCTTAATCTTGATCAACTGCAAAAGGACCAAAGCTATGAAATTGTAGTGACAAATTTTTCCGGTTTTTATCGTTACCGAATCGGAGATGTAGTAAAGGTTGTTGATTATTATTTCAACACCCCGCTGCTTGAATTTGGTTATCGCAAGGGACAATTGCTGAATTTGGCCGGTGAAAAGACCTCCGAACAGGCTGTCATCGCTGCGATACAAGACGCAAGTTTAACGTTAGGATTGCTGTTAGAAGATTTTACGGTGGTTCAGGATTTGGCAGGTCCTTTAGGAAGCTACCAGTTCTATTTAGAAGTTGCTGATGTTCCAGCAGCAACAGAGAAAGGTGTGAAAATAAGGCAGGCATTGGATGAATGCTTGGCGCAGGCCAACCCACGCTATCTGGCGGCCGTACAAGACAGACGTCTTGCTCCGCTGGGACTAAATCTGGTTGCCAAGGGGACATTTGGGGAAATTCGGAAAATGTTAGTTCAAAGAGGAGCATCAAACAACCAGGTAAAAGTACCTCGGATGGTCCGAGATGAAGCTCTAATCAATACACTTAGGCACAATGTAGTCTATGAAATAAGAGGGATATTATGA
- a CDS encoding MFS transporter encodes MRDKRAKPLAILFVIQFLVMVGFGIVIPILPFYVSKLGGTPITLGVFMAAYSIMQFFFAPFWGKLSDRIGRRPVLLIGLCGYGVTYFLFGLASNLWVLILIRALSGMISSATLPTAMAYLTDITEEGPERSKGLGMLGAAMGLGMIFGPALGGWLGHFVFTAPFFVAGGLSLLVVPFAWFSLEETLGSPRPMAQRARPKMTLAVIKDPLFVLFIFNFVITFAMSMFEATFAWLAAAKVGFGTKEIGIVFGVAGVCGVIIQGGLMGRLVKKFGDSTLVVSGALLCALGLVLIISSATGLTIVLATVVYMAGTSLAGPTSSSLVTKYATEGQGVSLGLFQSFGSLGRMLGPIVGGALYGLWIGLPYVSGAGVLVLIIIMYGKRIAGYSVKHSV; translated from the coding sequence ATGAGAGATAAGCGGGCAAAACCTTTAGCTATTCTATTCGTAATTCAGTTCCTGGTGATGGTGGGATTTGGTATAGTCATTCCGATTTTACCCTTTTATGTGAGTAAGCTGGGGGGCACACCCATTACTCTCGGGGTATTCATGGCGGCCTATTCTATCATGCAGTTTTTCTTTGCTCCTTTTTGGGGGAAATTATCTGATCGTATTGGGCGTAGGCCTGTATTACTAATTGGTTTATGTGGTTACGGGGTTACCTATTTTTTGTTCGGCCTTGCCAGCAATCTTTGGGTGCTAATTTTAATCAGAGCCTTGTCCGGGATGATCTCCTCGGCCACCCTCCCAACGGCGATGGCTTACCTAACAGATATCACTGAAGAGGGACCGGAACGTTCCAAAGGTTTGGGGATGCTCGGTGCTGCCATGGGATTGGGTATGATCTTTGGACCAGCCCTAGGAGGCTGGCTTGGTCACTTCGTCTTTACTGCGCCTTTCTTCGTAGCGGGTGGTTTGTCTTTGCTCGTAGTGCCTTTTGCCTGGTTCTCCCTAGAGGAAACCCTAGGCTCACCAAGGCCAATGGCCCAGCGGGCCCGGCCTAAAATGACCCTGGCAGTAATCAAAGACCCGCTGTTCGTTCTCTTCATCTTTAACTTTGTGATTACGTTTGCCATGTCTATGTTTGAGGCGACCTTTGCCTGGCTGGCTGCAGCTAAGGTTGGTTTTGGCACAAAGGAGATTGGAATTGTATTTGGAGTAGCCGGGGTTTGCGGGGTAATTATTCAAGGAGGCCTTATGGGTAGGTTAGTAAAGAAATTTGGTGATTCTACCCTGGTAGTCTCCGGTGCCCTTCTGTGTGCTTTAGGGCTCGTGTTAATAATAAGTTCAGCAACGGGATTAACCATAGTACTTGCTACTGTAGTCTACATGGCTGGCACATCTCTAGCCGGACCCACCAGCTCGAGTCTCGTCACTAAGTATGCTACCGAGGGGCAGGGCGTGTCTTTAGGGCTATTCCAGTCTTTCGGAAGTTTAGGCAGAATGTTGGGTCCAATCGTTGGCGGTGCCCTATATGGCCTTTGGATTGGCCTGCCTTATGTCAGTGGGGCGGGGGTATTAGTGTTAATCATAATAATGTATGGCAAGCGGATTGCAGGATACTCCGTGAAGCATTCCGTTTAG
- a CDS encoding putative zinc-binding protein gives MMTKTVAAFFEDDKIVRVLPHLNLPLNNETVSNEKFIALNGCPAKCASKEFEIARIKPHEEVVMTKDFDPKNNEKYEELLNIDDEVFLVQEVIERLLESK, from the coding sequence ATGATGACAAAAACGGTTGCTGCATTTTTCGAGGATGATAAGATAGTACGCGTATTACCTCATTTGAATTTACCCCTTAATAATGAAACAGTTTCTAACGAGAAGTTTATTGCCCTGAATGGCTGCCCTGCAAAATGTGCTTCCAAGGAATTTGAGATTGCTAGAATTAAACCACATGAAGAGGTTGTCATGACTAAGGATTTTGATCCTAAAAATAATGAAAAATATGAAGAGTTATTAAATATTGATGATGAGGTATTCTTAGTGCAAGAAGTGATTGAGCGATTATTGGAAAGTAAATAG
- a CDS encoding TIGR04076 family protein: MGATKYYDIKITVLKKLDVGDIHEKYASEGVPTNCSKYKEGQEFISKNCNKPEGFCSWAWAGLQDKVVYLALGHDYPWVKQKGTEIFCCADGLHPVLYKLERIELTS; this comes from the coding sequence ATGGGAGCAACAAAATATTATGACATAAAAATTACAGTTCTAAAAAAACTTGATGTTGGCGATATCCATGAAAAGTACGCCTCAGAGGGGGTTCCAACTAATTGTTCGAAATATAAGGAAGGACAAGAGTTCATTTCAAAGAATTGTAATAAACCAGAAGGATTTTGTAGTTGGGCTTGGGCAGGACTTCAAGATAAGGTTGTGTATTTAGCATTAGGACATGATTATCCTTGGGTAAAGCAGAAAGGAACCGAAATTTTCTGTTGCGCCGATGGACTTCATCCGGTTCTTTATAAGTTAGAAAGAATTGAACTCACGTCATAA
- a CDS encoding zinc-ribbon domain containing protein, with protein MFEDKTLICKDCGQEFVFSANEQEFYAEKGFTNEPGRCPSCRAARKQQTRGNSGGYSRQQREMFPAICAECGKETMVPFQPSGDKPVYCRDCFQSQRRNNW; from the coding sequence ATGTTCGAAGACAAAACTCTTATTTGCAAAGACTGTGGTCAAGAATTCGTTTTTTCCGCCAATGAACAAGAATTCTATGCTGAAAAGGGATTCACCAATGAACCTGGTCGTTGCCCATCCTGTCGTGCAGCCCGCAAGCAACAAACTCGTGGTAATAGCGGTGGATACAGTCGCCAACAACGAGAAATGTTCCCAGCGATTTGCGCTGAATGCGGAAAAGAAACAATGGTGCCTTTCCAACCATCCGGTGACAAACCCGTTTATTGCCGTGACTGCTTCCAATCACAACGACGCAATAATTGGTAA
- a CDS encoding cell wall-binding repeat-containing protein, translating into MQLSPQTGTFTAAPTTPTSTGSSVQRLYGRNQIDTSLAIAKAEYPNKVSNVVLAIADNYTDALVGSVYAANHNTSIILVDGSLSDQVVNYLKGKKLTGATIFGGEAVVIKGIEQQLGQLIGK; encoded by the coding sequence ATACAACTTAGCCCTCAGACTGGTACATTCACCGCAGCTCCAACAACCCCAACATCAACTGGTAGCAGTGTACAGAGATTATATGGCCGAAACCAAATCGATACTTCTCTGGCCATTGCTAAAGCAGAATACCCTAACAAAGTAAGCAATGTGGTCTTAGCTATCGCCGACAATTATACGGATGCCTTAGTCGGAAGTGTCTATGCGGCTAACCACAATACCTCGATAATACTGGTAGATGGAAGTCTTTCCGATCAAGTTGTGAATTATCTGAAAGGCAAGAAACTGACAGGAGCAACAATATTTGGTGGAGAGGCTGTCGTAATTAAAGGTATTGAGCAGCAGCTTGGACAGTTGATAGGAAAATAG
- a CDS encoding MerR family transcriptional regulator translates to MKKYTIKEASEMLILPKATLRYYDQLELVVPQRANNGYRYYTEQDIRHLQYTEVMKISGFTLMEIKQVLDFKRECNIKNFPSLLQIMIDKKDDLLKRIELYDSMVRFIDQASELMKNKKSPSDMDKIDKLISDVYRSMTGGNNN, encoded by the coding sequence ATGAAAAAATATACTATTAAAGAAGCATCAGAAATGCTTATACTTCCGAAAGCCACCTTGCGCTATTATGACCAACTTGAATTAGTTGTACCCCAACGGGCCAATAATGGATATCGCTACTATACCGAGCAGGATATCCGCCACCTTCAATACACGGAAGTTATGAAAATCAGTGGTTTCACTTTGATGGAAATAAAACAGGTATTAGATTTCAAACGTGAGTGCAATATTAAGAATTTTCCATCGTTATTGCAAATTATGATTGACAAGAAAGACGATTTATTAAAAAGGATCGAGCTTTACGATTCAATGGTTAGATTTATCGATCAGGCAAGCGAACTCATGAAAAATAAAAAAAGTCCTTCTGACATGGATAAAATTGATAAACTAATTAGCGATGTCTATCGATCGATGACAGGAGGCAACAATAATTAA
- a CDS encoding EFR1 family ferrodoxin (N-terminal region resembles flavodoxins. C-terminal ferrodoxin region binds two 4Fe-4S clusters.), translating into MYFFTGTGNSLHIAEEIANALSDCEIIAIQKGIDPEIPVGYERIGFVFPTYGWGLPIMVSDFLSKVCLSKQSNTYLFAVATCLGIAGNAIPQANVLLKEKGCRLNYGAKIRMFGNAVTNYDMNIKVDEITRRSEKRAIPVVRDIVNKTARRIPSIKKILNRFYLKYISDIPTTDEKLDVNDDCISCGICKSVCPAKNITLEDGKPIFHHQCERCLACIQHCPKRAINYDNKTQSRRRYTHPQVGNKKIANYYTNC; encoded by the coding sequence ATCTACTTTTTTACTGGCACGGGAAACAGCTTGCATATTGCGGAGGAAATCGCAAATGCACTATCTGATTGTGAAATTATTGCGATTCAGAAAGGCATTGATCCTGAGATACCTGTCGGCTATGAACGTATAGGATTTGTATTCCCTACTTATGGGTGGGGCTTACCGATTATGGTTTCGGATTTTTTAAGCAAAGTCTGTCTGTCGAAACAGAGCAACACATACCTGTTTGCTGTTGCAACCTGTCTCGGTATAGCTGGTAACGCCATTCCTCAAGCAAATGTTTTGTTAAAAGAAAAAGGATGCCGCCTGAATTATGGTGCTAAAATCAGGATGTTTGGAAATGCAGTCACAAATTATGACATGAACATTAAGGTAGACGAAATCACAAGAAGATCAGAAAAACGTGCTATACCCGTGGTACGGGACATTGTGAATAAGACGGCACGACGTATTCCATCCATTAAAAAGATCCTTAATCGGTTCTACCTCAAATATATCAGCGATATTCCAACAACAGACGAAAAGTTGGATGTCAATGATGATTGTATTTCTTGTGGAATATGCAAGAGTGTCTGTCCGGCAAAGAATATTACATTGGAGGATGGAAAGCCGATCTTTCATCATCAGTGCGAACGCTGCTTAGCCTGCATTCAGCACTGCCCCAAACGTGCGATCAATTATGACAATAAAACGCAAAGCCGCAGGCGGTACACACATCCGCAGGTAGGAAATAAAAAAATCGCTAATTACTACACGAACTGTTAA
- a CDS encoding EFR1 family ferrodoxin (N-terminal region resembles flavodoxins. C-terminal ferrodoxin region binds two 4Fe-4S clusters.), producing MRTTIFYFTGTGNSLMLSRDLADEIGDTRIISIPKAMQESEVDVSDECIGFVFPLYYQVIPVIVQDFIKRLQLNKSKYIFAAVNSRSFQGYALTQLSNLLSERGTELAAGFHLLLPYNYIINPLGIKPPSDSKREDLFRQEKLKVKEIAGIIKVRKRIGIEKKPLLRHVHPYSFLKKEKLASKLINEAKNFRVDNRCISCGRCKSVCPVNNIEIVNGRPRWNDRCQQCLACINWCPKNAIEYKNITLRKRRYTNPLVTVKDMIESAAECI from the coding sequence ATGAGAACAACAATATTCTATTTTACAGGTACCGGGAACAGCCTGATGCTTTCTCGTGATCTTGCTGATGAAATAGGGGATACTAGGATAATATCCATTCCTAAGGCGATGCAAGAATCTGAAGTTGATGTGTCGGACGAATGCATAGGTTTCGTATTTCCTTTATATTACCAGGTTATCCCTGTTATTGTACAGGATTTCATAAAAAGATTACAACTTAACAAATCGAAGTATATTTTTGCTGCTGTTAACAGTAGATCATTTCAAGGTTATGCTTTAACTCAACTTTCAAATCTTTTGTCCGAGCGAGGAACTGAATTGGCTGCCGGTTTTCACCTTTTATTACCGTATAACTATATCATCAACCCTTTAGGGATAAAGCCTCCAAGCGATTCAAAGAGAGAAGATTTGTTCAGACAGGAAAAGCTAAAAGTAAAAGAGATCGCCGGAATAATAAAAGTACGTAAACGGATAGGGATTGAGAAAAAACCTTTGTTGAGACATGTACATCCATATTCTTTTCTCAAAAAGGAAAAATTGGCTTCCAAATTGATTAATGAAGCAAAGAATTTTCGAGTTGACAATCGTTGCATAAGCTGTGGTCGTTGTAAATCGGTATGTCCAGTAAACAATATTGAAATCGTCAACGGGAGACCGAGATGGAATGATCGATGCCAGCAATGTCTTGCGTGCATCAATTGGTGTCCGAAAAATGCAATTGAATATAAAAATATAACTTTGCGTAAAAGACGGTATACCAATCCTCTTGTAACTGTAAAAGATATGATTGAATCTGCTGCTGAATGCATTTAG